A window of Leishmania donovani BPK282A1 complete genome, chromosome 35 genomic DNA:
gagagagagggagttaTGAGGATGGCGCGAACGCCCGACAACTGGTTGTGtgtcttcttttctctttcgtGTGTAGCAGCGGTAGCGAACGAGGATGTAGAGAGGCAGGTGTACCACAGGGACCGGCGAAGCTGAAGACCGTCGGGAAAACACTTGCGCCCAGAGAAATCCGAATCAACGCAAGGGAGCGCTTCTTATCCTACATGTGGGAGCTTCGCTCGCATTTTTCAAGATGTTTGCCTCGACGTGTCTCTTTCTGCCGCTATGAGGCTGCATTTGTGCGAGTGTGTTTGCGTTCGCACAGGCGTAGGATAaaccctttttttttgttgtttgtgttTTGTGGTTTGCGCTCTGCCGTATGCCATTCCACCTCTCTTCATCTCATCTCTCTTTTGTGCCTCTCAGGTCTCTCTTGCATCGCTCTCTGTCTTGTCGGGTCTGTGTCCGTGaaggtgcgcgtgtctcCTCGTTTTCTTGTTTATTGTTTTGTTTGAGTCAGTTGTCGGTGcgctctttttcctttgttttttaTTTTTTCCCCGTTTCTCTAGCCCTTTCTTTTATTTTATTCCACTCTTCCGTAAGTCGACGATAACGAGAAAAGCCTACACAACAGCCAATCCGTAAAAGGATGGGAAGTTTCCAAGGAGTGACCGGCTCTGCCTTGctgaggagaggaagggggacCGAAAGGTAGAGCAACAGCGTCCCGCCGGCTCAGCCGCATGCAGCCACGTACGTACACGCGCTTTCCcactctgtgcgtgtgcgcgtatgccATAGGGATTCAGCGAGAGGCGTGTGAAGCACCTTACGGGAGTCTACCTCAAGGGTCTCCCCAAAGGCGCCTGTGCCGGTAGCGGAACTTTACTTCCTTTCTTTGGTCGCTGCTCGCACACCGTAAAAGTAGGACGTTGGAAGAGAGGACTGCGAGTTTTCTTTTTCACCCGCTTCCTAGCGGCGCACGTGGCCGTTGAATAGGGCCTCTGTTGCACTACCCTTCACCCAATGCTCTTCCCTTTCCGTGATGCAGGTGTATGTGCGACGTCGTAGactcgcgcgctctcctcgctTTCATTTGCAGGTGCTCCGCGTCAATGCATCTCTGCTTCCGCATAAACCCACCGCGGCACTTCCCTACCTGCTCCGTTTGCTTTTCCATCtggcccccacccccgttGCATACCCGTACACGCAACAAcgttgtctgtgtgtgctgatGCCCTTGACGCGGTCCTCGCTGGCCGCTCCCCAACACAATCCCAATCTCTTATTCGCCAACCAACGGGCACCGACCAAGAAGACCTTTGAACCAACGCTACTAACCCCAGCCCACACATCTACTACCTTTTCTTCCTTCCGCGCTTTCTGTTTGCCTTTCGATTCTCGCTCAAGCTGCGCATAACACCTTCTCCTTTCACGCGCTCGACTTTTccttccaccccctccccgtgtAAACCATGGCCACCACGTACGAGGAGTTTTCGGCGAAGCTGGACCGCCTGGATGAGGAGTTCAACAGGAAGATGCAGGAGCAGAACGCCAAGTTCTTTGCGGACAAGCCGGATGAGTCGACGCTGTCGCCCGAGATGAAGGAGCACTACGAGAAGTTCGAGCGCATGATCAAGGAACACACAGAGAAGTTCAACAAGAAGATGCACGAGCACTCGGAGCACTTCAAGCAGAAGTTCGccgagctgctcgagcagcagaaggCTGCGCAGAACATGTGCAAGTAGCACTAGAAACAGTTAAGCGGCTCGAAGCATGCCGGATACCACCAGGACTCGCATATTTGTGCATGCCGGTGCTTGCCGATGTTTGCATGAGCGCTTTCGGGCAGGAGAAGAGGTTGAAGGCAAAGAAACACCAATGATTTGCCCTGGAATGCAAGTACGAAGACGACAGCGGTGCATCGAGAGTCGGGGGTGTGGTTTTATGAGCGTCTCAGCAGTAAGAGGCACagcggtgtgcgcgcctgccTTTGTGGGCGTATGGCCAGGCGTTTGCCACAGGCGTCGCTCTTGTGCTCACGAAcggtatgtgtgtgtgtccgccCGGCGCGTGGATgcgtggatggcgcagctCAGCAGGGGGAGCCGGATAGCAGTTGAGGGAAGGAGATTAAGAGTGCAGGTGAGagggtgcgccgcctcccgACCTTCTCTCTGAAGCTTTCCATTGAAACGATCTATACTCTTGTGTGCGCAAGCCCCAGCTTGTGGCCGTGGTAGAGCCGAGGTAATGCCGAACGAGCAGTGAGGTAGAAACGTGCAATGCTGAAGGTTTCTTGTTATTTTGTTTTCTCGACGTGCGCCGCTTTTCCGTATCGTGCCCTTTCATGTTCGTGAATTGGTCAAAGGCGCGGGGAACGCGCCGTGAGGCGAACGGTGCGGTGGTGAAGCCGTGCGGTCGCGTCTGTTAACCTTCGCGTGTACCCCATCGCCATCTGCGTTCCCGTCCCCTGCGCTCTGCTGCCCCTTTTGCCGTATACATCCTCTACCGTCAACGTGCGCACATCTCTAGAGTGCCAGTATCGGCGAGAGGGAGCGTGGAGCGGGGTTGGGTGAGTGGGAAGTGCGAGAAGCGAACGGGTGCCATCTGCTCTAGTCTTGGTAAAGCCCCCGAGTACAACTTAAGCTGGCTTTTTGGTCACAACATGCGTTGGGTTCAGTGTCTGGCACCGAACTTTGCCTGCGTGCACACCTTTCCATCCCCATGCGCGTTCCTCTTTTTGGGACATCTTGAGCCCCTGCACGACTCGCTTCCCGACATCCCCTACTCTTATTTCTCTTTTTGTTGGATTCGTCTTTTGATCCAGGCACCTTCTCAGAGGCGTGACGGCTGTCCTCGTGTTGacccgctcttcttcctcgtcctctctcCTGTCCGGTTGTATCTTCACTGCGCATTTTTTCGTCTCCCTGGACTCCACTGTACACCTCCCTCTTGACTCTTCCCTCATATTTCTTATTTTTCAAcacccctcccacacacacacatacacggcCGAGGCCCGTAGGGCGTCGGAGAGAGTGCGCGCGGGGACCctgagagagaaagcgagagaagcACGCAAAGCCGAGGCCGGCAGTCGGGAAAACATGAGGCGGGCGAAGAAAGGCCATGCAGTGAGGTGCATCTTCGGCAGATGAACACGCAGTGTGTTGCCgttccccaccccctttttgCCACCCGTACACATACGCAAACACGTAtacgtttgtgtgtgttgagGATGGATGGACGCTGCGTGCGCATCAGCCCTCTTATATTTTTGGCtacccgctgccgctgctctctctaATATTACCACCTCTTCTCTTGTTTCCCTTCTTGGCGTTAGCTCAGGAGGTCTTCATGGGAAAGCGCTGCAAAGAGCACGGCCACCAACCACGCATACCTTGGcgaccttttttttttgcttcacacccttctcctccacgcaGGTTGAAGCTGGCTGCCGTTGCTCTTGCCTGCGGAACGACGCTACTGTAGCTAATTCTCTTTCGCGagctctctctcacacgattggtgtgcgtgtgtgggatAGGTGCGTtactttcctttttttttccgcttcTTCATGCTTCTTGcgtcttccttttttttgtcgtttattgctctcgctctttcttttGCGTCTCGCGcacttctctttctcttgcttcACTCTTCGACTGCGCTGCCCCTCCCATATATCATTcaaacaacacacacacacatacacacataaaAACCTCTcgaaaaggggaaaaaacGAAACGGACCCTGAACAACAGCGAAAAAGCGCGCCGCATCTAAGCCTGCGGACTTGCCCTCATCCGAAGGCACGTACAAGCCTTCTTTTTGCTGCCTCTTCGGCAAgtagcgcgcacacaagctTCTTGCGGCGTGGGGActccctcctgctcctccgccttcccACGAACATGACCCCTGGCGGTCATCGCGTTATCTGGACATACAAAACTAGCAATGCATATGCACAAGAAAGGACAGCACCACATCTGTGACTACAAGCTactctttcctcctcctgttTACATATTTCTTGGTGCTCGTGCGGTGCTCTGTGCCCCACTACACTCTTTACGTACTTCCCTGGCCGGCTCCTTGTCCCCCTAAACACACGAATAAATATTTGACGATACAACACACGCCCGCCCCCGTTGCATACCCGTACACGCAACAAcgttgtctgtgtgtgctgatGCCCTTGACGCGGTCCTCGCTGGCCGCTCCCCAACACAATCCCAATCTCTTATTCGCCAACCAACGGGCACCGACCAAGAAGACCTTTGAACCAACGCTACTAACCCCAACCCACACATCTACTACCTTTTCTTCCTTCCGCGCTTTCTGTTTGCCTTTCGATTCTCGCTCAAGCTGCGCATAACACCTTCTCCTTTCACGCGCTCGACTTTTccttccaccccctccccgtgtAAACCATGGCCACCACGTACGAGGAGTTTTCGGCGAAGCTGGACCGCCTGGATGAGGAGTTCAACAGGAAGATGCAGGAGCAGAACGCCAAGTTCTTTGCGGACAAGCCGGATGAGTCGACGCTGTCGCCCGAGATGAAGGAGCACTACGAGAAGTTCGAGCGCATGATCAAGGAACACACAGAGAAGTTCAACAAGAAGATGCACGAGCACTCGGAGCACTTCAAGCAGAAGTTCGccgagctgctcgagcagcagaaggCTGCGCAGTACCCGTCCAAGTAAGTCGGACAGCCAAGCTGCTTGATTTCATAGAAACAGGAAGATGgccaaggaggagaagagtgCAGACATACTTGGGTAGCGTGCAGTTAGACgtgcggagagggcgagacTGAGGAATTGGAAAGGAAGGCAGACACGTAGGAGGAGATGCGCTGTCGGGGTAGGTGGGTAGATGATAGGAGCTCGGATTGCGCCGCTTGTATGCCGTGAATGGCCGGCATGATAGCATCCTGGAGATCATCCGTTCGTAACTCACCTTCCCCGCCCTCGTCATCTATCACCTCATTTTATTCGTTTCGCGTGCCTCGTCGTGTTCCGGGATTTTTCCCCTAACCTCTTCTTTCCGTCATGCCTCTTTCTGCTTCGCTTACCCCGTATCCACCATACCCACCTTGCTCTccgcccctccttccctccttgCGACTTCTTTCCTCCCCTTCACCCGCCTTCATTTTATTTTTATTCTGTTTTCCTTTCGTTTCTTCCTtctgcctttttttcttgtacGCCTTTCGTCTTTCGCATTGatctcttctctcttctctcctcctccttttttggTATGTTCGTTACACCGCTTGCGTGTATGTAagcttcgttttttttcttgatTTTCTTTTGTTTCTTCGTCTCTATGTTCTGGAGGTCTAAGaacgaaaggaaaaagaagataCACCcacctccacacacacagcctACAGGCCCCTAAGGCGCGTATTCCCTTCCGTAGAAACGAGCGacgatagagagagagaaaggggagggggagaggacTACTCAAATACCCACTCTGTTGTTTCATGGacgcttctctcttcacgTCTCGTTCTCTCGCGCACCGGGAGTGGTCGACAGGGTCTAGGTTGCATGCAGGCACGCAACAGATtgttctctcccctcccctcccttcccctcccctcctccttcctttcctccttcccctctctgcACTCGGCCCTCGAAGATCTCAAGAGCTAGAGACAGGGAAACGCGTTgtagggggaaggggagacTTCACTGGCAAAGGGTTCCTTCTACTGTGTGGTGCATCCATCCGGGGTGGCCACTGTGCAATGCCCCGCTTCCGCATTACCGCCGGTGGTGCTTTTCTTGTTTCAAAAAGCCTATGCTCTTTCCCTACGTTGCTGGCGCCATCAGTAgtagccgccaccgctctgGTCCTGACCCTTTCCCACTGCGTCTGCCATtatctctctctgcccctctgtctctttcACGGCGCTGTGCTTACACTTGCCCACGCTGGGTATATgtccgcgtgcgcgcgtgtgacCCTCATAGCGCTTTTTGTTTCGCGTCCCTTCTGGGAGAGCCGATTCGTTTTAGTAGTGGTGCCGGCTTCTGTTCACCGGGGTAGGCGCGTCCCTCTTTCCGCGCTTGACGGCAATTCCAGAGAAGCTGCAGCCTTTATTGTCTTTTTGTTGAGGGGGCTGCACCTGAAAGGCGTTGgaccacacgcgcaccgatACAAAGCCACGCATACACGTCTAGGCTGCACCTACAGCGAGTCTTCACTCTTCATTGTACCAATGCTGCGAACTAGCCGCGTCTTTCGATTCCGCATGAAGTGCGGGAGCATGTACGTCGACTACAAGATCATGTCTCGCAACCATCGCCGCTCGATTCGCGTAGAGGATGCCCTAGTCGACCCCCTCTTGCCCACCACGGTAGTGCCACTGCATTGGTTGGAGCAGCTTCGGTGCCCATCAACGCGCCTTCTCACGGGCTACcacacggaggaggcggtgtaTGCAAAGCCGAACTACAGCGATCGTGTGAGTCGCACTCCTGCGTTGTTGTCTTCGTCCGATGTGGCTGCCAAGACGGCAGACAACGGCGCTCACGCCAACGCGATCCGGGCGGGCCCAGTGGTGCTCTACATCACTGGACAGAGCATCCCCGTAGTTTTGAACCCTCTTTTTGTGCAGCCGGATGAGTGGGGTCTCACTCAATCGGACGGTGAATGGGACCTTCGAATAGGAATGGATGCCATTGAGCAGTGCTCCCTGTACGCCGAGCTCCGTCCGGGTGGGCTGCTGTACTCGAAGCTGC
This region includes:
- a CDS encoding kinetoplastid membrane protein-11, with translation MATTYEEFSAKLDRLDEEFNRKMQEQNAKFFADKPDESTLSPEMKEHYEKFERMIKEHTEKFNKKMHEHSEHFKQKFAELLEQQKAAQNMCK
- a CDS encoding kinetoplastid membrane protein-11, whose translation is MATTYEEFSAKLDRLDEEFNRKMQEQNAKFFADKPDESTLSPEMKEHYEKFERMIKEHTEKFNKKMHEHSEHFKQKFAELLEQQKAAQYPSK